One window from the genome of Candidatus Didemnitutus sp. encodes:
- a CDS encoding ABC transporter permease — protein MLSEFKIAARSLSRSPAHTLVVVLTLALGLGTATGFFTAFVPTLVPSLGYPQPDQLVRVELQNKQSAWPMPIDAFHREAYAAARSFQAVALINTEMMNVVVEREPRGVFGVAVDAGYFPLLGVRFALGRGFLPEETQSGTDTVAIVTWQFARGMAGSGDVLGREIVINERPRRIVGVLPESWRPIVNLPNGAVFVPLVVPDAAKAPYFWTQMVARLRPGVTGEQAEAELKQLPLPPAAAQMKWLEDYTPAVRGAFDIAHLEWARRYQTMLWSGVAAIGCLHLLACVNAGSLMLIRTLGRRRELGIRLALGGSRWRVARPFLAEGALLTGASLVLGWVVARWLVPALLALAADGEMAKALDERLQTDAELFLAALAVATGALVTLLPLWRVGRLEVNEVVKEGAQTVGEPPRLRRLRGALVVTETALAVLLLTGAGLLMRTFRQLQDVQRGYAATERLLVRVYPTAMTNVKWAERLPHYERIAEAIGRLPGVTGAALTTAATPRPTTFPRKLKLRDSAGERETDLDVDVSAVAPDFLELAGVPTLLGRSLRSLKRGDPAVVVVNAAFARKYFPGASPLGATLEVTNKERWEIIGVVGDTLATRGGAVPRCYYPVWQNGPMFATELLVRKEGLAGEDFRKTLRRAVYEAEPGFAVMNIDTIERVLGNETSMERYAAALLKLLSGFAVALTAVGLFATMTFAVAERRNEFAIRLTLGATPGAVARMVLTRGVALAAAGALLGLAVAAALARFLEALLFGVRPIDALTFGAVGLLALVVAVPACLFPAWRAARVDPARVLRDE, from the coding sequence ATGCTCTCCGAATTTAAAATCGCGGCGCGTTCCCTCTCGCGCAGCCCGGCGCACACGCTGGTGGTCGTGCTTACTCTCGCGCTCGGGCTCGGCACGGCGACGGGTTTCTTCACGGCGTTCGTGCCGACGCTGGTGCCGTCGCTGGGCTATCCGCAACCGGACCAACTCGTGCGCGTGGAGCTGCAGAACAAGCAGAGCGCCTGGCCGATGCCGATCGATGCGTTTCATCGCGAGGCCTATGCCGCCGCCCGCTCCTTCCAAGCGGTGGCGTTGATCAATACCGAGATGATGAACGTCGTCGTCGAGCGCGAGCCGCGCGGCGTTTTCGGAGTGGCGGTGGACGCCGGGTATTTCCCTTTGCTCGGCGTGCGTTTCGCGCTGGGGCGGGGCTTTTTGCCGGAGGAAACCCAGTCCGGCACGGATACCGTCGCGATCGTCACCTGGCAGTTTGCGCGCGGCATGGCCGGGTCCGGCGATGTCCTCGGTCGCGAGATCGTCATCAACGAGCGTCCGCGACGGATCGTGGGAGTGCTCCCGGAGAGCTGGCGGCCGATCGTCAATCTCCCGAACGGTGCCGTGTTCGTGCCGCTCGTGGTGCCGGATGCGGCGAAGGCGCCTTATTTCTGGACGCAGATGGTCGCGCGTCTTCGCCCCGGAGTGACCGGCGAGCAGGCGGAGGCGGAGTTGAAACAACTGCCGTTGCCGCCGGCCGCGGCGCAAATGAAATGGCTCGAAGATTACACGCCGGCGGTGCGGGGAGCGTTCGACATCGCGCATCTGGAGTGGGCCCGGCGTTACCAGACGATGCTGTGGTCGGGCGTGGCCGCCATCGGCTGCCTGCACCTGCTGGCCTGTGTCAATGCCGGGAGCCTGATGCTCATCCGCACGCTCGGCCGGCGGCGGGAGCTCGGAATCCGGTTGGCTCTGGGCGGCAGTCGCTGGCGGGTGGCGCGACCGTTCCTCGCCGAAGGGGCGTTGCTCACCGGGGCGTCGCTGGTCCTGGGTTGGGTGGTGGCGCGATGGTTGGTGCCGGCGTTGCTCGCGCTCGCGGCGGATGGCGAAATGGCGAAGGCGTTGGACGAACGCCTGCAGACCGATGCGGAGCTTTTTCTCGCTGCGCTGGCCGTCGCGACTGGTGCGCTGGTCACGTTGCTGCCGCTCTGGCGTGTCGGCCGGCTCGAAGTGAACGAAGTGGTGAAGGAAGGAGCCCAAACGGTCGGCGAACCGCCGCGCCTGCGCCGGCTGCGCGGCGCGTTGGTGGTGACGGAGACGGCGCTCGCGGTCCTGCTCCTGACCGGTGCGGGCCTGCTGATGCGAACCTTCCGGCAATTGCAGGATGTCCAACGCGGCTATGCGGCGACCGAGCGCCTTCTGGTGCGAGTCTATCCGACGGCAATGACAAACGTGAAATGGGCCGAGCGTCTGCCGCATTACGAGCGCATCGCCGAAGCGATCGGGCGTCTGCCGGGAGTCACTGGTGCGGCTCTCACGACGGCGGCGACTCCGCGGCCCACGACTTTCCCGCGCAAACTCAAACTCCGCGATTCGGCGGGGGAGCGCGAAACGGATCTCGATGTCGACGTCTCTGCTGTCGCGCCGGATTTTTTGGAGCTCGCCGGCGTGCCGACATTGCTTGGACGTTCGCTCCGGTCCCTAAAGCGCGGCGATCCGGCGGTGGTCGTGGTCAACGCCGCGTTCGCGCGGAAATATTTCCCTGGAGCGAGCCCGCTCGGCGCGACGCTCGAAGTCACGAACAAGGAACGCTGGGAAATCATCGGCGTCGTCGGAGACACCCTGGCCACGCGGGGCGGCGCGGTGCCGCGCTGCTACTATCCAGTCTGGCAAAACGGTCCGATGTTCGCGACGGAGCTGCTGGTGCGCAAAGAAGGCCTCGCCGGGGAGGACTTCCGCAAAACGCTGCGACGCGCCGTCTACGAGGCGGAGCCGGGCTTTGCGGTGATGAATATCGATACCATCGAGCGGGTGCTCGGCAACGAGACGAGCATGGAGCGTTACGCCGCGGCACTGCTCAAATTGCTTTCGGGTTTCGCGGTCGCGCTGACCGCGGTGGGTTTGTTCGCCACGATGACTTTCGCGGTGGCGGAGCGACGCAATGAGTTCGCCATCCGTCTGACGCTCGGGGCCACGCCGGGTGCGGTGGCGCGGATGGTGTTGACGCGTGGCGTCGCACTCGCGGCCGCAGGTGCGCTGCTCGGTCTCGCCGTCGCCGCCGCGCTGGCTCGATTCCTCGAAGCGTTGCTGTTCGGGGTGCGACCGATCGACGCGCTCACTTTCGGAGCGGTGGGTTTGCTGGCGCTGGTGGTCGCCGTGCCGGCCTGTCTTTTTCCGGCTTGGCGTGCAGCGCGGGTTGATCCCGCACGGGTATTGCGCGACGAGTGA
- a CDS encoding M23 family metallopeptidase, which yields MHQPRRFPVFARAIFFRAILALAAFLPAAAHASYEDIVSAFTAIRSNTTFPVQGKTLDDIEETFGPRRQPSLSGSYDWHRGIDIDGTGGENILAAYGGTFEKLDYSASAGNYVVIKHTLPSSVAFGPNPAKQTWTTFYTYYMHLSDDSVTLIDNQGWAKGSAITAGTTIGYLGNTGGSGGEAYAYHLHFELRFGTSNPLENQIAGDGLTATDAWFDPHMHPLLLFNPNDATLRGASSGATYAQSLSLLAAGTHADGLTFQYTSSLDELPMLNRFDVTVREIASGNVVLSHTLDFNQRLGFDATTNAALDTRDLTQPYSAPQYFEDADTTFNSQLVVPTSWLGAYNSAAYSVGVTASDIWLNATSLTVSAVPEPTTYAALAGLLALGAVTWRRR from the coding sequence ATGCATCAGCCCCGTCGGTTTCCCGTTTTTGCGCGCGCGATTTTCTTCCGTGCGATCCTCGCGCTCGCTGCGTTCCTGCCCGCCGCCGCGCACGCCAGCTACGAAGACATCGTGAGCGCGTTCACGGCGATCCGCTCGAACACGACGTTTCCCGTGCAGGGTAAAACGCTCGACGACATCGAGGAGACCTTCGGCCCGCGCCGGCAGCCCTCGCTCAGCGGCAGCTACGACTGGCACCGCGGCATCGATATCGATGGCACCGGCGGCGAGAACATCCTCGCGGCCTACGGCGGCACGTTCGAGAAGCTCGATTACTCGGCCAGCGCGGGAAACTACGTCGTCATCAAGCACACGCTGCCGTCGTCCGTCGCCTTCGGTCCGAATCCCGCCAAGCAGACGTGGACGACTTTCTACACGTATTACATGCACCTGAGCGACGACAGCGTCACGCTGATCGACAATCAGGGTTGGGCCAAAGGCTCCGCGATCACGGCCGGCACGACCATCGGCTATCTCGGCAACACCGGCGGCTCGGGCGGCGAGGCCTACGCGTATCACCTGCACTTCGAGCTGCGCTTCGGCACGTCGAACCCGCTCGAGAACCAGATCGCCGGCGACGGCCTCACGGCGACGGACGCGTGGTTCGATCCGCACATGCACCCGCTGCTGCTCTTCAATCCGAACGACGCCACGCTCCGCGGCGCGTCGAGCGGCGCGACCTACGCGCAATCGCTCTCGCTCCTCGCCGCCGGCACGCACGCGGACGGTCTGACCTTCCAATACACGTCCTCGCTCGACGAACTGCCGATGCTCAACCGCTTCGACGTCACCGTGCGCGAAATCGCCAGCGGCAACGTCGTGCTCAGCCACACGCTCGATTTCAACCAGCGACTCGGCTTCGACGCCACGACCAACGCCGCGCTCGACACGCGCGACCTGACGCAGCCCTACAGCGCGCCGCAATACTTCGAGGACGCCGATACGACCTTTAATTCGCAGCTCGTGGTGCCCACAAGCTGGCTCGGTGCCTACAACAGCGCGGCGTATTCGGTCGGCGTCACGGCGAGCGACATCTGGCTGAACGCGACTTCGCTCACTGTTTCCGCCGTGCCGGAGCCGACGACCTACGCCGCGCTCGCCGGGTTGCTCGCGCTCGGCGCGGTGACGTGGCGGCGGCGCTGA
- a CDS encoding autotransporter-associated beta strand repeat-containing protein, producing the protein MRPVIRLLRRLAPLLLPAAALAQTTVTYTWTGAGAFVFNKVAIADANLASNWADANAPVSSPTATDLVFGASNGIPSADGVANLDFQTDIAVHGITLNAPAPTYNFGSSYDARIGIGTGGVTINGSNGSLATVSSEIVLLANQTWNITDATLYVHSQIEDDNNPAQLTKTGTGDLALYSSENTFSGGLDVQAGAIYLNSSSTAEGSTVIRGPVGTGTLTLRDGTALRTAPFTEVTLHNAISLGNDVTLGNYTYDNGISLFGDITPLQKDTTVKIGVEGALFIGGAIHDATAGATSMRFTKPAGQYSGNTQFAYYQTPSNPPLAVLSGVNTYTGGTIADGAGVIFYTPDSIPATGNISAVNNGYLSTGFSGGMETILTHITTNDRASFSGSLGFDTNPDLSSTPTTFADNIDLTGFSADHTQFIGLGTRTYATLTGTITPPSGGTYIFGGSDGTLFVQSDLTQPVGIRVQSTNSYDPLVVYFRGNNSTVGAATASSSLINDRSIVVLDSAHALPALGANGVGQFQMDDHAYTGVTENTGLSPTQFIARLSNYASTSILGLDSANSDGRTISDPIDLSGLNFLFLGTTSHVHLTGTIKAPVVADNAHSGRLSLTGVGSKSWLTIDSALQSGNVTSLEIGDMGTTPVERGVVELTSGASTFAGGTQLNSGYLLLGASSTANSDGIISGPLGTGTLNVAGYYGEYLTGIATSSDLTIHNDITFNSGSALQFGAYSTTDKNDPAYRVRSYNNNGLTLNGNLSGTPDELRFVGNGTFTLNGDNRNLTTSELEIGYVNYNNNNSIGSSLYSTPLVIAGSDTALGSANSMVCLSNGADLQFTTSAPVIGSIMGGSPIYSDGGTDRSYITLAAGSTLTINQFTDTSLDATIGGALSGSRNSSTATVATVNAALVKNGTGSLTLNGQNTYTGGTTINGGVLVAGSSTALGTGTVTLHGGRLGLAAGISIGNQLVFTGTGNVLGGTGTFSTPITVDSALTLSPGNSPGTLTFTNNLTFASGGTASFDISDFAGSAGYGWDQILVTTPGTFAISATTLNPFTFQINSWSAANDTLGALTTDFSSPASLALLTAPTAITGLIGDGQAGTSNLVLNTDNFTAYQGGLFTLSVGGANNTQLLLNFTPVPEPSTYALLGLGLLVVGYAAHRRARRS; encoded by the coding sequence ATGAGACCGGTGATCCGCTTGCTGCGCCGCCTCGCGCCCCTACTCCTCCCCGCCGCCGCTTTGGCCCAGACGACGGTTACCTACACGTGGACCGGTGCCGGAGCCTTTGTCTTCAACAAAGTCGCCATCGCTGACGCGAACCTCGCGAGCAACTGGGCGGACGCCAACGCGCCCGTGTCGAGCCCGACCGCGACCGATCTCGTCTTCGGCGCCAGCAACGGCATCCCGTCGGCGGACGGTGTGGCTAACTTGGATTTCCAGACCGACATCGCCGTGCACGGCATCACGCTGAACGCGCCCGCGCCGACCTACAATTTCGGCTCCAGTTACGACGCCCGGATCGGGATCGGCACCGGCGGCGTGACGATCAACGGCAGCAACGGCTCCCTCGCCACCGTGAGCTCGGAGATTGTCCTCCTCGCGAATCAGACGTGGAACATCACGGACGCGACACTCTACGTCCACAGCCAGATCGAGGACGATAACAACCCCGCGCAACTGACCAAGACCGGCACGGGCGACCTCGCGCTCTACTCCTCCGAAAACACCTTCTCCGGCGGCCTCGATGTCCAAGCTGGCGCCATTTACCTCAACAGCAGCTCGACCGCCGAGGGCAGCACGGTGATTCGCGGCCCGGTCGGCACCGGCACTTTGACCCTCCGCGACGGCACCGCACTGCGCACCGCGCCCTTCACCGAAGTCACACTCCACAACGCCATCTCGCTCGGCAACGACGTGACGCTCGGCAACTACACCTACGACAACGGCATTTCCCTCTTCGGCGACATCACGCCTCTGCAAAAGGACACCACCGTCAAGATCGGCGTCGAAGGCGCCCTCTTCATCGGCGGCGCGATCCACGACGCCACCGCGGGCGCGACCTCGATGCGGTTCACCAAGCCTGCCGGACAATATTCCGGCAATACCCAGTTCGCCTATTACCAGACGCCCTCGAATCCCCCGCTCGCCGTCCTGAGCGGCGTGAACACTTACACGGGAGGCACGATCGCCGACGGCGCCGGCGTGATCTTCTACACGCCGGACTCGATCCCGGCCACCGGCAACATCTCCGCCGTCAACAACGGCTACCTCTCCACCGGCTTCTCCGGCGGCATGGAGACGATCCTCACGCACATCACCACCAACGACCGGGCCAGCTTCTCCGGCTCGCTCGGCTTCGACACCAATCCCGACCTTTCGTCCACACCGACCACCTTCGCCGACAACATCGATCTCACCGGCTTCAGCGCCGACCACACCCAATTCATCGGCCTCGGCACCCGCACCTACGCGACGCTCACCGGCACGATCACTCCGCCCTCCGGCGGCACCTACATCTTCGGCGGCAGCGACGGCACGCTCTTCGTGCAGTCCGACCTCACGCAACCCGTCGGCATCCGCGTCCAGAGCACCAACTCCTACGATCCGCTCGTCGTCTACTTCCGCGGCAACAACAGCACCGTCGGCGCCGCCACCGCCTCCTCCTCGCTCATCAACGATCGCTCCATCGTCGTCCTCGATTCCGCGCACGCCCTCCCGGCCCTCGGCGCCAACGGCGTCGGCCAGTTCCAGATGGACGACCATGCCTACACCGGCGTCACCGAAAACACCGGCCTCTCCCCGACGCAATTCATCGCCCGCCTCAGCAACTACGCCTCCACCTCGATCCTCGGCCTCGACTCCGCCAACTCCGACGGCCGCACCATCTCCGATCCCATCGATTTGTCCGGCCTGAATTTCCTGTTCCTCGGCACCACCTCCCACGTGCACCTCACCGGCACGATCAAGGCCCCCGTCGTCGCCGACAACGCCCACTCCGGCCGCCTCTCCCTCACCGGCGTCGGCAGCAAATCCTGGCTCACCATCGACAGCGCCCTCCAATCCGGCAACGTCACCTCCCTCGAAATCGGCGACATGGGCACCACACCCGTCGAACGCGGCGTCGTCGAACTCACCAGCGGCGCGAGCACCTTCGCCGGCGGCACCCAGCTCAACAGCGGCTACCTCCTCCTCGGCGCCAGCTCCACCGCCAACAGCGACGGCATCATCAGCGGCCCGCTCGGCACCGGCACGCTCAATGTCGCCGGCTACTACGGCGAATACCTCACCGGCATCGCCACCTCGAGCGACCTGACCATCCACAACGACATCACCTTCAACAGCGGCAGCGCGCTGCAATTCGGCGCCTACTCCACCACCGATAAGAACGATCCCGCCTATCGCGTCCGCTCCTACAACAACAACGGCCTCACCCTGAACGGCAACCTCAGCGGCACGCCGGACGAACTCCGCTTCGTCGGCAACGGCACCTTCACCCTCAACGGTGACAACCGCAACCTCACCACCTCCGAGCTCGAGATCGGCTACGTCAACTACAACAATAACAACTCCATCGGCAGCAGCCTCTACTCGACCCCGCTCGTCATCGCCGGCTCGGACACCGCCCTCGGCTCCGCGAACTCGATGGTCTGCCTCTCCAACGGCGCCGACCTCCAGTTCACCACCTCCGCCCCCGTCATCGGCAGCATCATGGGCGGCAGTCCCATCTACAGCGATGGCGGCACCGACCGCTCCTACATCACCCTCGCCGCCGGCTCCACGCTCACCATCAATCAATTCACCGACACCTCGCTCGACGCCACCATCGGTGGCGCCCTCAGCGGCAGCCGCAACTCCAGCACCGCCACCGTCGCCACCGTCAACGCCGCCCTCGTCAAGAACGGCACCGGCTCCCTCACCCTCAACGGCCAGAACACCTACACCGGCGGCACCACCATCAACGGCGGCGTCCTCGTCGCCGGCAGCTCCACCGCCCTCGGCACCGGCACCGTCACCCTCCACGGCGGCCGCCTCGGCCTCGCGGCCGGCATCTCGATCGGTAACCAACTCGTATTCACCGGCACCGGCAACGTCCTCGGCGGCACCGGCACGTTCTCCACTCCCATCACCGTCGACAGCGCGCTCACGCTCTCGCCCGGCAACTCGCCCGGCACCCTCACCTTCACGAACAACCTGACCTTCGCCTCCGGCGGCACCGCCAGCTTCGACATCTCCGACTTCGCCGGCTCGGCCGGATACGGCTGGGACCAGATCCTCGTCACGACCCCCGGCACCTTCGCGATCAGCGCCACGACGCTCAACCCGTTCACCTTCCAAATCAACTCGTGGTCCGCCGCCAACGACACGCTCGGCGCGCTCACCACCGACTTCAGCTCGCCCGCGTCCCTCGCCCTGCTCACCGCGCCGACCGCGATCACCGGTCTCATCGGCGACGGCCAGGCCGGCACCAGCAACCTCGTCCTCAACACCGATAATTTCACCGCGTATCAGGGCGGCCTGTTCACCCTCTCCGTCGGCGGTGCGAACAACACGCAACTCCTCCTCAACTTCACGCCCGTCCCCGAGCCGTCCACCTACGCGCTCCTCGGCCTCGGCTTGCTCGTCGTCGGCTACGCCGCCCACCGCCGCGCCAGACGCTCCTGA
- a CDS encoding cobalamin-dependent protein (Presence of a B(12) (cobalamin)-binding domain implies dependence on cobalamin itself, in one of its several forms, or in some unusual lineages, dependence on a cobalamin-like analog.) gives MAAAKPRRAAAAAAPLRILTAVPICDGHDSAVTTINIELARHGIEVIYLGYHQSATAIARAAIQEDANVVGLSSYNGGHIVFFKEVVDRLKALGSGDIPVFGGGGGTITPTDERVMKRHGTDRIFFAGTPLDDIMTLIKREYARDAKPNAKFRGDRALARAITIAETEAFLGKVARTKTSPKRRSREGGFVLGIAGPGGAGKSTLIDELTSRFLRHVPHGRIAILANDPSHPDSHGAILGDRVSAIYAQDDRVFFRSMATRGSLTGLSAAAPAAIDILKASGEFDLILVESVGVGQESDPFGVFGSTKLVDATLFVLAPYYGGRIQLQKIALLNGADFVALNKCDHPMAHTAKAEIQARLDYNGKGQTLHTTTAAKHFDPGVDTLFRALAERGGLTLSTGGEAACQLKL, from the coding sequence ATGGCCGCCGCAAAACCCCGCCGCGCTGCCGCTGCCGCCGCTCCCCTCCGCATCCTCACCGCGGTGCCGATCTGCGACGGACACGACAGCGCCGTCACGACCATCAACATCGAACTCGCCCGCCACGGCATCGAGGTCATCTACCTCGGCTACCACCAGTCGGCCACCGCCATCGCGCGCGCCGCCATCCAGGAGGACGCCAACGTCGTCGGCCTCAGCTCCTACAACGGCGGCCACATCGTCTTCTTCAAGGAAGTCGTCGACCGCCTCAAGGCGCTCGGCTCCGGCGACATCCCCGTCTTCGGCGGCGGCGGCGGCACCATCACGCCCACCGACGAGCGCGTCATGAAACGCCATGGCACCGACCGCATCTTCTTCGCCGGCACGCCGCTCGACGACATCATGACGCTCATCAAGCGCGAGTATGCCCGCGACGCGAAACCGAACGCCAAATTCCGCGGCGACCGAGCCCTCGCCCGCGCCATCACGATCGCCGAGACGGAAGCATTCCTCGGCAAAGTCGCCCGCACCAAAACCTCGCCGAAGCGGCGCAGCCGCGAAGGCGGGTTCGTCCTCGGCATCGCCGGCCCCGGTGGTGCCGGCAAATCCACGCTCATCGACGAACTCACCTCGCGCTTCCTCCGCCACGTGCCGCACGGCCGCATCGCCATCCTCGCTAACGACCCGTCGCATCCCGACTCGCACGGCGCCATCCTCGGCGACCGCGTGAGCGCGATCTACGCGCAGGACGACCGCGTGTTCTTCCGCTCGATGGCCACGCGCGGCAGCCTCACCGGCCTCAGCGCCGCCGCGCCGGCCGCGATCGACATTCTCAAGGCCTCCGGCGAGTTCGACCTGATCCTCGTCGAATCCGTCGGCGTCGGCCAGGAGAGCGATCCGTTCGGCGTCTTCGGCAGCACGAAGCTCGTCGACGCCACGCTCTTTGTCCTCGCGCCCTACTACGGCGGCCGCATCCAGCTGCAGAAAATCGCGCTGCTCAACGGCGCCGACTTCGTCGCGCTGAACAAATGCGACCACCCGATGGCGCACACCGCCAAGGCCGAGATCCAGGCGCGCCTCGACTACAATGGCAAAGGCCAGACGCTCCATACCACGACCGCCGCGAAACATTTCGATCCCGGCGTCGACACACTTTTCCGCGCCCTCGCCGAGCGCGGCGGCCTCACCCTCTCCACCGGCGGCGAAGCGGCCTGCCAGCTTAAACTCTGA
- a CDS encoding acyl-CoA carboxylase subunit beta, with protein MKPTTPSPTPALLDRCNEIAQQEAALREGGGAAGQERQHKLGRLFVRERIAALIDSPDSFLEVGLWAAHGMYREWGAFPGAGVVTGIGDIAGHPCMIVANDATVKAGAFVPMTCKKVLRAQRIAFECNLPLVYLVDSSGVFLPMQDEIFPDEDDFGRIFRNNAVLSAAGIPQYAAIMGNCVAGGAYLPVLCDKILMTEGSGLYLAGPQLVKAAIGQETDTETLGGAAMHAEISGTVDFKEKDDPAALKRLRSLIGLLPAEGGSREQSAPGTARTTSDSSQQSVLSSQLSPEFPASKIYELVSVDGRKEYDVRDVIRCLVDAGSLDEYKADYGKSIVCAFARLGGRPIGIVANQRMRVQSKAAGAAGLQMPGVIYADSADKGARFIMDCNQTRVPLLFLQDVSGFMVGKDAEQSGIIRSGAKMVNALSNSTVPKITVITGGSFGAGNYAMCGKAFDPRFIFSWPHGKYAVMGAAQASDVVFNILAKSGKTERTKEELDALRAQVKAGYIEQTDIRYGAARGWVDALIQPHQTRETLIRAFALACRPAPSANFHTGVLQV; from the coding sequence ATGAAACCCACTACACCTTCCCCCACTCCCGCGCTCCTCGACCGCTGCAATGAAATCGCGCAGCAGGAAGCCGCGTTGCGCGAGGGTGGCGGCGCGGCGGGGCAGGAGCGTCAGCACAAGCTCGGTCGGCTCTTCGTGCGCGAGCGCATCGCGGCGCTCATCGACTCGCCGGACTCGTTCCTCGAGGTCGGCCTCTGGGCGGCGCACGGCATGTATCGCGAGTGGGGCGCGTTCCCCGGCGCGGGCGTCGTCACCGGCATCGGCGACATCGCCGGCCACCCGTGCATGATCGTCGCCAACGACGCCACCGTGAAGGCCGGCGCGTTCGTCCCGATGACGTGCAAGAAGGTCCTCCGCGCCCAGCGCATCGCCTTCGAGTGCAACCTGCCGCTCGTCTACCTCGTCGACTCTTCCGGCGTGTTCCTCCCGATGCAGGACGAGATCTTTCCGGACGAGGACGACTTCGGCCGCATCTTCCGCAACAACGCCGTCCTCTCCGCCGCCGGCATCCCGCAATACGCCGCCATCATGGGCAACTGCGTCGCGGGCGGCGCCTACCTGCCCGTCCTCTGCGACAAGATCCTCATGACGGAAGGCAGCGGCCTCTACCTCGCCGGCCCGCAGCTCGTGAAAGCCGCCATCGGCCAGGAAACCGACACCGAGACGCTCGGCGGCGCCGCGATGCATGCAGAGATTTCCGGCACGGTGGATTTCAAGGAGAAGGACGACCCCGCGGCGCTCAAGCGCCTGCGCTCGTTGATCGGCCTCCTGCCGGCGGAAGGTGGTTCGCGCGAACAGTCCGCGCCAGGGACGGCGCGGACCACCTCGGACAGCTCTCAGCAATCAGTCCTCAGCTCTCAACTCTCGCCGGAATTTCCGGCGAGCAAAATCTACGAACTCGTCTCCGTGGACGGCCGCAAGGAATACGACGTGCGAGACGTCATCCGCTGCCTCGTGGACGCCGGTTCGCTCGACGAATACAAGGCCGACTACGGCAAATCGATCGTCTGCGCCTTCGCACGGCTCGGCGGCCGGCCGATTGGCATCGTCGCCAACCAGCGCATGCGCGTGCAGTCGAAGGCCGCGGGCGCTGCGGGCCTGCAGATGCCGGGCGTCATCTACGCCGACAGCGCCGACAAGGGCGCGCGGTTCATCATGGACTGCAACCAGACGCGCGTGCCGCTGCTGTTTTTGCAGGACGTGTCGGGCTTCATGGTCGGCAAGGACGCCGAGCAGAGCGGCATCATCCGCAGCGGCGCGAAGATGGTGAACGCGCTCAGCAATTCCACCGTGCCGAAGATCACCGTCATCACCGGCGGCTCGTTCGGCGCCGGCAACTACGCGATGTGCGGCAAGGCCTTCGACCCACGTTTCATCTTCTCCTGGCCGCACGGCAAATACGCGGTCATGGGCGCCGCGCAGGCGAGCGACGTGGTGTTCAACATCCTCGCGAAATCCGGCAAGACCGAGCGCACGAAGGAGGAACTCGACGCCCTCCGCGCGCAGGTGAAAGCCGGCTACATCGAGCAGACCGACATCCGCTACGGCGCCGCCCGCGGCTGGGTCGACGCGCTCATCCAGCCGCACCAGACGCGCGAAACGCTCATCCGCGCCTTCGCCCTCGCCTGCCGGCCGGCGCCGAGCGCGAATTTCCACACCGGCGTGTTGCAGGTGTGA